The following coding sequences lie in one Candidatus Diapherotrites archaeon genomic window:
- a CDS encoding MBL fold metallo-hydrolase RNA specificity domain-containing protein: protein MKISAENGIVLEKLLCIDPSNSREAGKNVFITHAHSDHARINGHNNYFMSKETHSLLKTRKINSSRIKELEQKKKEALDNAKISLHHSGHILGSSQVMIEAEKNYVVTSDFKLQDSLLFKGAEILPSDVLIIESTFGLPEYVFPEREAVYREITRWTKERIHKKNFVVLGGYSIGKAQELTRIVNEFLGEVPLVHETVFNSNKVYEENGVKLGPYLKLDHNLKESNVLIMPPQLISRDLVHALSISIGRKAEAAIATGWNYSFNGFKSFPLSDHSDFNQLMQYVKESNPKNVFTVHGFAEEFAHSVKRKLGINARPLSESAQCTLGEFD, encoded by the coding sequence ATGAAGATTTCAGCAGAAAACGGGATAGTATTGGAGAAGTTGCTCTGCATTGACCCAAGCAATTCCAGGGAAGCAGGCAAAAATGTATTTATAACTCACGCTCATTCAGACCATGCCAGAATTAACGGACACAATAATTACTTCATGTCAAAGGAAACCCACTCTCTCCTGAAGACAAGAAAAATCAATTCAAGCAGGATAAAGGAATTGGAGCAGAAAAAGAAAGAGGCCTTAGATAATGCAAAGATTTCACTGCATCATTCAGGCCACATTCTGGGCAGCAGCCAGGTGATGATTGAAGCAGAAAAGAATTATGTTGTTACCTCAGACTTCAAACTGCAGGACTCACTGTTATTCAAGGGAGCGGAAATACTGCCTTCGGATGTCCTGATAATTGAGAGCACTTTCGGATTGCCTGAATATGTTTTCCCTGAAAGGGAAGCAGTGTACAGGGAAATTACAAGGTGGACGAAAGAAAGGATTCACAAAAAAAATTTTGTTGTGTTGGGGGGATACAGCATTGGGAAAGCGCAGGAGCTGACAAGAATAGTGAATGAGTTTCTGGGTGAAGTGCCTTTAGTGCACGAGACAGTATTCAATTCAAACAAGGTTTACGAAGAGAACGGGGTGAAACTAGGGCCTTACCTGAAATTGGACCACAATTTAAAGGAATCAAATGTCCTTATAATGCCACCGCAATTGATTTCAAGGGATTTAGTGCACGCCCTCTCAATTTCAATTGGAAGAAAGGCTGAGGCAGCAATTGCTACAGGATGGAATTACTCTTTCAACGGCTTCAAGAGCTTTCCCTTGAGTGATCATTCAGACTTCAACCAATTAATGCAGTATGTAAAAGAAAGCAATCCCAAAAATGTTTTTACAGTGCACGGCTTTGCAGAAGAATTCGCCCACTCAGTTAAAAGAAAGCTTGGAATAAACGCAAGGCCTTTAAGCGAGAGCGCTCAATGCACTTTAGGGGAATTTGATTAA
- a CDS encoding type II toxin-antitoxin system VapC family toxin yields the protein MRRIYLDSNVFISFINKEIGRNVRGLFVEVKLFLEKVKEKEGVLVLSEWFFREAERYCYLTKDEILRYFRKNRIKTEVIEEKETLSLKGFRGRGIHYADLLHAATAIKYKCDCIVTFNVNDFEKIKDKIEIFEPLEFT from the coding sequence GTGCGCAGAATTTATTTGGATTCAAACGTATTTATTTCTTTCATAAACAAAGAAATTGGCAGAAATGTTAGGGGCTTGTTTGTTGAAGTGAAATTATTTCTTGAAAAAGTAAAGGAGAAAGAGGGTGTTTTAGTTTTATCTGAATGGTTCTTTAGGGAAGCAGAGCGATATTGTTATTTGACTAAAGACGAAATCTTGAGGTATTTCAGGAAAAATAGAATAAAAACAGAAGTAATAGAAGAAAAAGAGACGCTTTCTTTGAAGGGGTTTAGAGGCAGAGGAATACATTACGCTGATTTACTCCATGCTGCAACTGCAATAAAATATAAGTGTGATTGCATTGTAACCTTCAATGTTAATGATTTTGAAAAAATAAAAGACAAAATAGAAATTTTTGAACCATTAGAGTTTACTTAA
- a CDS encoding ribbon-helix-helix domain-containing protein, whose translation MKMLSVAVDEALAKTIDEFIDHSKLYSSRSEFLKDAIRKNLSTGMELNEDLKKIREGAERLAAKARQRGYKGGLPTQKERDKFAREFMKEKGIK comes from the coding sequence ATGAAGATGCTGTCTGTTGCTGTTGATGAAGCCCTCGCAAAGACAATCGATGAGTTTATTGACCATTCAAAGCTTTATTCTTCTAGGAGCGAGTTCCTCAAGGATGCAATTAGAAAGAATCTTTCTACAGGAATGGAATTAAATGAAGACTTGAAGAAGATCAGGGAAGGAGCTGAAAGGCTTGCCGCAAAAGCAAGGCAGAGGGGCTACAAGGGGGGCCTGCCTACGCAAAAGGAAAGAGACAAATTTGCCAGAGAATTCATGAAAGAAAAAGGCATTAAGTAA
- a CDS encoding endonuclease III domain-containing protein: protein MKPIFLYKKLYSSFGLQGWWPAERTFEVCVGAILTQNTSWGNVEKALNNLKKEKRLDAKKISAMKNKELAELIRPAGYYNQKASYLKEFCLYLKKYNFNLNKFFSKKIPELRKELLSIKGIGPETADSMILYAAEKPVFVVDAYTKRIINRLYNRKYDDYNKLQEFFHENLPEDAGLFNEFHALLVRLGKDYCRKKKPLCRECPLRKECSF from the coding sequence ATGAAGCCTATTTTTCTGTACAAAAAGCTTTATTCTTCTTTTGGGCTTCAAGGATGGTGGCCTGCTGAAAGGACTTTTGAGGTGTGCGTTGGGGCAATTCTCACTCAGAACACTTCTTGGGGCAATGTGGAGAAAGCTCTGAATAACCTGAAAAAAGAAAAGAGACTGGACGCAAAGAAAATTTCTGCAATGAAGAATAAAGAATTGGCTGAACTTATAAGGCCTGCTGGCTACTACAATCAAAAGGCTTCTTACCTGAAAGAATTCTGTTTGTATTTAAAGAAGTACAATTTCAATTTAAACAAATTTTTTTCAAAGAAAATTCCAGAGCTGAGAAAAGAATTGCTTTCAATTAAAGGAATTGGTCCAGAAACAGCGGACTCAATGATTTTGTATGCAGCAGAAAAGCCTGTTTTTGTAGTAGACGCTTACACTAAAAGAATAATTAACCGGCTGTATAACAGAAAATACGATGATTATAATAAACTGCAAGAATTCTTTCACGAGAACCTGCCAGAAGACGCAGGGCTCTTCAATGAATTTCACGCCCTTCTTGTAAGATTGGGTAAGGATTACTGCAGAAAGAAAAAGCCTTTGTGCAGGGAATGCCCTCTAAGAAAGGAGTGCAGTTTTTAA
- the aspS gene encoding aspartate--tRNA(Asn) ligase: MERINASEASKMKGKNVVIGGWIQESRDLGGLKFLLLRDWTGTIQVTAFKKTTEKKLFDLISQYTKESVIEVQGKVQESKQAPNGIEVIPERIELIAKAEMPTPIDLSGKIDSDLSVRLDWRSIDLRMPKNLAVIKIEASLVKGMQEWLNENKFLQIFTPCLMGSSSESGAEVFEVKYYNKKAFLRQDPQLHRQLAIAAGIEKLYDLGPSWRAELSFTAKHLCEHRAVAVEQAFIKDELDTERTQEQVVIAGIKKVKDKCKKELELLGIEIKLPKVPFPELRFPEIYSILEKKGKKLKRGSDLDAEAEKILWDYVKEKFGAEFYFFNRFPFEAKPFYVMRVDEDNEWARSVDLNFKGMELSSGGQREHRHQKIMEQIKLKGMNERSLEWFTKFFKYGVPGHGGFAVGIERLTKQLLDLENIREATLFPRDPERLLP; encoded by the coding sequence ATGGAGAGAATCAATGCTTCTGAAGCATCCAAAATGAAGGGAAAGAATGTAGTTATAGGGGGCTGGATTCAGGAGTCAAGGGATTTGGGGGGATTGAAGTTCCTTCTTTTGAGGGACTGGACTGGAACAATACAGGTTACTGCATTCAAGAAGACAACAGAAAAAAAATTGTTTGACTTAATAAGCCAATACACAAAAGAGTCTGTTATTGAAGTGCAGGGCAAAGTGCAGGAATCAAAGCAGGCCCCAAACGGAATTGAAGTAATACCAGAAAGAATTGAATTGATTGCAAAGGCTGAAATGCCTACTCCTATTGACTTGAGCGGGAAGATTGACTCAGACCTTTCAGTGAGGCTGGACTGGAGGTCAATAGACTTGAGGATGCCAAAGAATTTGGCCGTAATCAAAATTGAGGCTTCACTCGTAAAAGGAATGCAGGAATGGCTTAACGAAAACAAGTTCCTTCAAATATTTACCCCCTGCCTTATGGGCTCAAGCTCTGAGTCAGGGGCAGAAGTGTTTGAAGTAAAATACTACAACAAAAAAGCCTTCTTGAGGCAGGACCCTCAACTGCACAGGCAGTTGGCAATTGCAGCAGGAATTGAGAAATTGTATGATTTAGGGCCTAGCTGGAGGGCTGAACTCTCTTTTACTGCAAAGCACTTGTGCGAGCACAGGGCCGTAGCAGTAGAGCAGGCATTCATCAAAGACGAATTGGATACAGAGAGAACTCAGGAACAGGTGGTTATTGCAGGAATAAAGAAAGTGAAAGACAAATGCAAAAAGGAATTGGAGTTATTGGGCATTGAAATTAAATTGCCTAAAGTGCCTTTCCCTGAATTGAGGTTTCCTGAAATTTATTCAATTTTAGAAAAGAAAGGAAAGAAACTGAAGAGGGGCTCTGACCTGGACGCAGAAGCAGAAAAAATATTGTGGGATTACGTGAAAGAAAAGTTTGGAGCAGAGTTTTATTTCTTTAACAGGTTCCCTTTTGAGGCAAAGCCTTTCTATGTAATGAGGGTGGATGAAGACAATGAATGGGCGAGGAGTGTAGACCTGAACTTCAAGGGAATGGAGTTGAGTTCAGGCGGCCAGAGAGAGCACAGGCACCAAAAAATAATGGAACAAATCAAATTGAAGGGAATGAATGAAAGGAGCTTAGAATGGTTCACTAAATTCTTCAAGTACGGCGTTCCAGGCCACGGAGGCTTTGCAGTAGGCATTGAAAGGCTCACAAAACAATTGCTGGACTTGGAGAACATCAGGGAAGCAACCTTATTCCCAAGAGACCCGGAAAGGCTGCTGCCCTAA
- a CDS encoding MBL fold metallo-hydrolase: MLEGEIIELIVLGSGGAVAFPRPCCSCSKCKEARKKGIPYARTGPSLFLKDESVLFDTPEEITLQLNREKIKEVKRVFYTHWHPDHTQGMRLYEHLNFNDFNEKGLLAHKKKPVQVYVPEDVVEDIRKYSPSFFYFQKKEWMKINPIKDRKPVKFGSIKITPLNLKRDDRTRYAYLIEEKDKKVVYAPCSIYKMKIDSSYKNLNLLFIETGWFGDTKKLRATRKGSFPDHISFEEDIELIKKLKPKKTILTHIEGCNHTTYDKVKKAIKPFIKENKIEVACDGMKLKI, from the coding sequence TTGCTTGAAGGTGAAATTATTGAATTGATTGTTTTAGGCTCTGGGGGGGCAGTGGCTTTTCCAAGGCCTTGCTGTTCGTGCAGCAAATGTAAGGAAGCCAGAAAAAAGGGAATTCCTTATGCAAGAACAGGCCCTTCTTTGTTCTTGAAGGATGAAAGCGTATTGTTTGATACCCCTGAAGAAATTACACTTCAATTGAACAGAGAAAAAATCAAAGAAGTGAAAAGGGTTTTTTACACTCACTGGCATCCTGATCATACGCAGGGAATGAGATTATATGAACACCTAAATTTCAATGATTTTAATGAGAAAGGATTGCTTGCCCACAAGAAGAAGCCAGTGCAGGTTTATGTTCCGGAAGACGTAGTTGAGGACATAAGAAAATATTCTCCAAGCTTTTTCTATTTTCAAAAGAAAGAGTGGATGAAAATCAATCCAATAAAAGACAGAAAGCCAGTAAAATTTGGTTCAATTAAGATAACACCATTAAATTTGAAGAGAGATGACAGGACGAGATACGCTTACTTAATTGAAGAAAAAGACAAAAAGGTTGTTTATGCCCCCTGCAGCATTTATAAAATGAAAATTGACTCATCCTATAAAAACTTGAATTTGCTTTTCATTGAGACAGGCTGGTTTGGAGACACAAAAAAATTGAGGGCTACAAGGAAAGGCTCTTTCCCAGACCACATAAGCTTTGAGGAAGACATTGAATTAATAAAAAAATTAAAGCCGAAAAAAACAATTCTGACACACATTGAAGGCTGCAATCATACAACTTACGATAAAGTAAAAAAAGCAATCAAGCCATTTATTAAAGAGAACAAAATTGAAGTGGCATGTGATGGAATGAAATTAAAAATTTAA
- the asnS gene encoding asparagine--tRNA ligase — translation MDQEKFVSVQKAFGLGEGEVQLRGWIKRKREISDTIFVLLRDSTNEIQCVIEKGKMSAEQWNSIKKAGIESSIELKGLLSEDKRAPNGFELKVQELSVVGLSESFPISKDLSEEFLLDVRHLWLRSTKMTAINKIRSTVLYAVRDYYRKIGWFETSPAIITPNACEGGTTLFEFSYFGEKKFLSQSAQMYQEVLIFSLENVWGLTPSFRAEKSKTARHLTEYWHLEGEAAWKKMEDMMKVIEGMVEFVCEAVARENKKELELLGRKPEELNAVRAPFARISYDEALAVLSSKYKKKMRWGSDLSIKEEKLLGQDERIPFFIYGYPTAIKAFYVKEVPEDPKKCFSFDLIAPEGFGEICTGGQREDVIENMVKKLKKDKIPLKNYEWYLDLRRYGSVPHSGFGLGIERLLKWICRQESIKDVIPFPRTINRSYP, via the coding sequence ATGGACCAAGAAAAATTCGTTTCAGTGCAGAAGGCCTTTGGGTTAGGGGAAGGGGAAGTCCAGTTGAGGGGCTGGATTAAGAGGAAGAGGGAGATATCAGACACAATATTTGTTTTATTGAGGGACTCAACAAACGAAATCCAGTGCGTTATAGAGAAAGGCAAAATGAGTGCAGAACAGTGGAATTCAATTAAAAAGGCAGGAATTGAGAGTTCAATTGAATTGAAAGGCCTTTTGAGCGAGGACAAGAGGGCTCCAAACGGATTTGAATTGAAGGTTCAAGAACTGAGTGTTGTGGGATTAAGCGAAAGCTTCCCCATCTCAAAAGACTTGAGCGAGGAATTCTTGTTGGATGTAAGGCACTTATGGTTGCGCTCAACAAAAATGACTGCAATCAATAAAATTAGGTCAACAGTGCTTTATGCAGTGCGCGATTATTACAGGAAGATAGGCTGGTTTGAGACAAGCCCTGCAATTATTACGCCTAATGCCTGCGAGGGAGGAACAACACTGTTTGAGTTCAGCTATTTCGGGGAGAAAAAGTTTCTTTCTCAGAGCGCGCAAATGTACCAGGAGGTATTAATTTTTTCCTTGGAGAATGTATGGGGTTTAACTCCAAGCTTCAGGGCAGAGAAATCAAAGACTGCAAGGCACTTGACTGAGTACTGGCATTTAGAGGGAGAGGCAGCATGGAAGAAGATGGAGGACATGATGAAGGTAATAGAGGGGATGGTTGAATTCGTCTGCGAGGCAGTAGCAAGGGAGAACAAAAAGGAATTGGAATTGCTTGGAAGAAAGCCAGAGGAATTGAATGCTGTAAGAGCCCCTTTTGCGAGGATAAGCTATGACGAGGCTTTGGCTGTCCTTTCTTCAAAATACAAGAAGAAGATGAGGTGGGGCTCAGACCTTTCAATTAAAGAAGAAAAACTTTTAGGCCAGGATGAAAGGATTCCGTTCTTCATTTACGGTTATCCCACTGCAATAAAGGCTTTCTATGTAAAGGAAGTGCCTGAAGACCCAAAGAAATGCTTTTCTTTTGACTTGATTGCGCCTGAAGGCTTTGGGGAAATATGCACTGGAGGCCAGAGGGAAGACGTAATAGAGAACATGGTTAAGAAATTAAAGAAAGATAAAATTCCCCTCAAAAATTATGAATGGTATCTGGACCTGAGAAGATATGGCTCTGTGCCTCACTCAGGCTTCGGCTTAGGCATTGAAAGGCTTTTAAAATGGATTTGCAGGCAGGAATCCATAAAGGACGTAATCCCTTTCCCGCGCACTATAAACAGAAGCTATCCTTAA
- a CDS encoding CARDB domain-containing protein produces the protein MKEKKIFLVPAILFLFLIIINYSSAAVTISGPEEEVISPGDPVTISFDYSTYCPKGYIIDIYSDMNYQNSVCTKKVYLNDWVEEYTYGGKICKRITVSTIITDSCGIESQATDGTYKTKIAMIDSSDNIIDYVTKSSLIQVISKKPDLLIPQDSVKTQPEEPMIGDNVKVDFNVSNAGLTDAENILLSAYLVSAEIKRKIFEGKIDILDPGQEKKISFDFNAVNLEPGKYSLLIWVDENNTIEELFENNNTATKGIDLKPNPSIYSKPNLETEIELEKENYNYEETVPLKVKIKNSGTIFSGEPFKLYLFDDESLIESRDITEKIDAGAEIEESFNLSALNYSGEVKFTAFADALNDLNESNENDNKAEAKVIVRGLYPDFIIEPVQQILLEKNQIIAPVIEPESPSENTFFLSASPKPGYFIAPIKVRAIPAKDSTYNEVFKEADLCAVITGQNYYSAKLYFGFNENLKTEIKETANYLDFLEKYGSFNSYSFIADNQYKELPLYYQSRLFFKGNLMSLYGKEDSGILFDPLALEMKDSEYEIEFKANCTGTIQEKNLANNSAKIKISFYPKKDDKRLSQGLEQKAEKKTSINLEEIKGTMNLNSMKKEISVGQEQIIELSHPFLGAQGNAQVEVITPSKKIEKFLTDSEGLIKIKPSEQGLYEIRTSNNGIIITSSFSTILLGEGEEIQMLKMLFGEKAEKEMPLIPVVILMALGVAFLSYIKTREMVERTTGKKERSSLIALCLALIFFFIPLYIYVMKDLSYFVALIVIEIIFLLLISFYVKEKKKKLRGQEGKETFKLKI, from the coding sequence ATGAAAGAGAAAAAAATTTTTTTGGTTCCGGCCATCTTATTTTTATTTTTGATTATAATTAATTATTCTTCTGCAGCCGTAACAATTTCAGGCCCGGAGGAAGAAGTTATTTCTCCAGGCGACCCTGTGACAATTTCTTTTGATTACTCAACCTACTGCCCGAAAGGCTACATCATAGATATTTACTCTGACATGAATTACCAGAATTCGGTTTGCACAAAAAAGGTTTACTTGAATGACTGGGTAGAAGAATACACCTATGGAGGAAAAATCTGCAAGAGAATAACAGTGAGCACAATAATAACAGACTCCTGTGGAATTGAGTCGCAGGCAACAGACGGCACCTACAAAACAAAAATTGCAATGATTGACAGTTCAGACAATATAATTGATTATGTAACAAAAAGCTCTTTAATTCAAGTGATATCAAAAAAGCCTGACCTGCTAATCCCCCAAGACTCAGTAAAAACCCAGCCCGAAGAACCAATGATCGGAGACAACGTAAAAGTAGATTTTAATGTGTCAAATGCAGGGCTGACTGACGCAGAAAACATACTCCTTTCAGCTTATCTTGTTTCAGCTGAAATTAAAAGGAAAATCTTTGAAGGAAAAATCGATATACTTGATCCAGGACAAGAAAAGAAAATAAGCTTTGACTTCAATGCAGTGAACCTTGAGCCAGGAAAATATTCTCTGCTTATTTGGGTTGACGAAAACAACACAATAGAAGAATTATTCGAAAACAACAATACAGCAACAAAAGGCATTGACCTTAAGCCCAACCCTTCAATTTATTCAAAGCCGAACCTTGAAACAGAAATTGAACTGGAAAAAGAAAACTACAACTATGAAGAAACAGTTCCATTAAAAGTAAAAATAAAGAATTCAGGCACCATTTTTTCAGGGGAGCCATTCAAACTCTATTTATTTGATGATGAAAGCTTGATTGAGTCAAGAGACATAACAGAAAAAATTGACGCAGGAGCAGAAATAGAAGAAAGCTTTAATTTAAGTGCCCTCAATTACTCAGGGGAAGTAAAATTTACTGCCTTTGCAGACGCATTAAATGACTTAAATGAATCAAACGAAAACGACAACAAGGCAGAAGCAAAGGTAATTGTGAGAGGCTTATACCCTGATTTCATAATTGAGCCAGTCCAGCAAATACTGCTGGAGAAAAACCAGATAATCGCGCCTGTAATTGAGCCTGAAAGCCCTTCAGAAAACACCTTCTTCCTTTCAGCCAGCCCAAAGCCCGGATACTTCATTGCCCCAATAAAGGTAAGGGCAATACCTGCAAAAGATTCAACTTATAACGAAGTATTCAAGGAAGCAGATTTATGCGCGGTCATAACAGGCCAGAACTATTATTCAGCAAAACTCTACTTCGGCTTCAATGAAAACTTGAAGACAGAAATAAAAGAGACAGCAAACTACCTTGATTTTTTGGAGAAGTACGGTTCATTTAACTCTTATTCTTTTATTGCAGACAACCAATACAAAGAACTTCCATTATACTACCAGTCGAGGCTCTTCTTCAAAGGAAACCTCATGAGCCTCTATGGAAAAGAAGATTCAGGCATACTCTTTGACCCCCTAGCCCTAGAAATGAAGGACTCAGAATATGAAATAGAATTCAAGGCAAACTGCACTGGAACAATACAGGAAAAAAACCTGGCAAACAATTCAGCCAAAATAAAGATTTCCTTCTACCCCAAAAAAGACGACAAAAGGCTTTCCCAAGGCCTTGAACAGAAAGCAGAAAAGAAAACAAGCATAAACCTGGAAGAAATAAAGGGGACCATGAACCTTAATTCAATGAAAAAAGAAATTTCAGTTGGCCAAGAGCAGATAATTGAGCTCTCACATCCCTTCCTTGGAGCGCAAGGGAATGCTCAAGTTGAAGTCATTACGCCCTCAAAAAAAATAGAGAAATTCCTTACAGACAGCGAGGGCCTGATAAAAATAAAGCCTTCAGAACAAGGTTTATATGAAATAAGAACCTCAAACAATGGAATAATAATTACATCTTCTTTTAGTACAATTTTATTAGGGGAAGGCGAAGAAATTCAAATGCTGAAAATGCTTTTCGGGGAAAAAGCAGAAAAAGAAATGCCTTTAATTCCAGTTGTAATACTCATGGCCCTGGGCGTTGCATTCCTGTCATACATAAAAACAAGGGAAATGGTTGAAAGAACAACAGGAAAAAAAGAGAGGAGCTCCCTAATAGCATTATGCCTGGCTTTAATATTCTTTTTTATTCCACTATACATTTACGTAATGAAAGACCTCTCCTATTTTGTTGCATTGATTGTGATTGAAATAATATTCCTGCTGCTAATCTCCTTTTACGTAAAAGAAAAAAAGAAAAAATTAAGAGGGCAAGAAGGAAAAGAGACATTCAAGCTCAAAATCTAA